The following coding sequences are from one Diospyros lotus cultivar Yz01 chromosome 7, ASM1463336v1, whole genome shotgun sequence window:
- the LOC127805508 gene encoding uncharacterized protein LOC127805508, producing MSVSLTVMAFNLLDDQPEDSPNSWEKRRDICLSVITSYSPMILCTQQGVKSQLDYLQQGLPGYDQFGISRKGSEEPSDQHCTIFYDKEKVELLEGGTFWLSESPSVPGSISWGAEVPCIATWATFQLKGVEPPGFSFQIVNTNMDEFSPRARRRSALLTWQHIASLPPSLPVVYCGGFNAQKESTTGRFLLGRSREHGVVGDMRDAWPNARVRKNASLIHTYHGFKGNKQGVLEFLKLIFRALCLCWDRQTQDLHIDWILFRGRSLMPVASCEVVNDNIDGHYPSSHYPIFAEFMLPRTVRLLESPAQVGN from the exons ATGAGTGTTTCTCTCACTGTAATGGCTTTCAATCTTCTGGATGATCAGCCGGAAGACAGCCCAAATTCATGGGAAAAAAGGAGGGATATTTGTTTAAGCGTTATAACCAGTTATTCTCCAATGATTCTCTGTACCCAACAAG GTGTGAAGTCTCAGTTGGACTATCTTCAGCAGGGTTTGCCTG GTTATGATCAATTTGGGATCTCAAGAAAGGGATCTGAAGAACCTTCAGATCAGCATTGCACAATCTTTTATGACAAGGAGAAG GTGGAGCTGCTGGAAGGTGGAACTTTTTGGTTGTCAGAGTCACCTTCAGTCCCTGGAAGCATATCATGGGGTGCTGAAGTTCCATGTATTGCCACATGGGCAA CATTTCAACTAAAAGGAGTTGAGCCACCAGGATTTTCATTTCAGATAGTTAATACAAACATGGATGAGTTCAGTCCCCGCGCCCGCAGGCGAAGTGCTTTACTCACATGGCAGCATATTGCGTCTTTGCCTCCTAGCTTACCTGTGGTATACTGTGGAGGCTTTAACGCACAAAAGGAATCAACTACTGGACGTTTTCTTCTTGGGCGATCAAG GGAGCATGGAGTTGTAGGTGATATGAGGGATGCATGGCCCAATGCTCGTGTGAGAAAAAATGCATCTCTCATACACACGTATCACGGATTTAAAG GTAATAAACAGGGAGTTCTTGAATTCCTCAAGTTAATTTTTAGAGCTCTTTGCCTTTGCTGGGATCGCCAAACCCAGGATCTACATATAGATTGGATTCTTTTCAGAGGCAGATCACTAATGCCAGTTGCATCCTGTGAAGTGGTGAATGACAACATTGATGGGCATTACCCATCATCTCATTATCCGATATTTGCTGAGTTTATGCTTCCTCGTACAGTGAGATTGCTTGAATCACCTGCTCAAGTTGGAAATTGA
- the LOC127806166 gene encoding leucine aminopeptidase 2, chloroplastic-like isoform X3: MVKDENLKFQNSILKKLDSQLGGLLAEASLEEDFTGKAGQSTVLRLPGLGSKRIGLIGLGQSASTALAYRGLGEAVAVAAKSTQASNVAIALASPEELSAESKLSSASAIASGTALGTFEDNRFKSESKKATLKSVDILGFGTGPELEKKLKYTEDLCSGIIFGRELVNAPANVLTPGVLAEEASKIASMYSDVLSATILNADQCKELKMGSYLGVAAASVNPPHFIHLCYKPPSVPVKAKLALVGKGLTFDSGGYNIKTGPVCSIELMKFDMGGSAAVLGAAKAIGQIKPEGVEVHFIAAACENMISGTGMRPGDIVTASNGKTIEVNNTDAEGRLTLADALVYACNQGVEKIIDLATLTGACRVALGPSIAGVFTPSDDLAKEVLVASEVSGEKLWRMPLEESYWDCMKSGVADMVNTGDRQGGAITAALFLKQFVDEKVQWMHIDMAGPVWNDKKKTATGFGISTLVEWVLRNSS, encoded by the exons ATGGTCAAAGATGAAAACTTGAAATTCCAGAACTCGATCCTGAAGAAGCTGGATTCCCAGTTGGGCGGTTTGTTGGCTGAAGCTTCTTTGGAGGAGGATTTCACGGGAAAAGCTGGACAGTCAACTGTTCTTAGGCTTCCTGGTCTTGGCTCAAAAAGGATAGGGTTAATTGGGCTTGGACAGTCTGCTTCAACTGCTCTTGCCTATCGTGGTCTCGGTGAGGCTGTGGCAGTGGCAGCAAAGTCTACCCAGGCAAGTAATGTGGCTATTGCGCTTGCCTCTCCTGAGGAGCTCTCTGCCGAATCAAAACTCAGCAGTGCTTCAGCTATAGCATCTG GGACTGCGCTGGGGACCTTTGAAGATAACAGGTTTAAGTCAGAGTCAAAGAAGGCAACACTTAAATCTGTGGATATTCTTGGTTTTGGAACTGGACCCGAGTTAGAAAAGAAGCTCAAATACACAGAAGATCTTTGCTCTGGGATAATTTTTGGGAGAGAGCTTGTAAATGCGCCCGCGAATGTACTCACCCCAG GGGTATTGGCCGAAGAGGCTTCAAAGATCGCCTCCATGTACAGCGATGTTCTTTCTGCAACCATTTTGAATGCAGATCAGTGCAAAGAGTTGAAAATGGGTTCCTACCTAGGTGTTGCTGCTGCTTCAGTAAATCCTCCTCATTTTATTCATCTGTGTTACAAGCCTCCAAGTGTGCCTGTAAAAGCTAAGCTAGCTTTGGTAGGGAAGGGATTGACCTTTGACAg tGGTGGCTACAACATCAAGACCGGACCTGTCTGTTCCATTGAGCTCATGAAATTTGATATGGGTGGTTCAGCTGCAGTTCTGGGTGCAGCTAAAGCTATTGGTCAAATTAAACCAGAAGGAGTAGAG GTTCATTTCATTGCTGCAGCTTGTGAAAATATGATAAGCGGAACTGGTATGCGACCTGGAGATATTGTCACAGCTTCAAATGGAAAGACAATTGAG GTTAACAACACTGATGCTGAAGGCAGACTTACACTTGCAGATGCTCTGGTATATGCCTGCAACCAAGGTGTAGAGAAG ATAATTGATCTGGCAACATTAACTGGGGCATGTAGAGTTGCCCTTGGACCTTCTATTGCAG GTGTCTTTACACCTTCTGATGACCTAGCAAAGGAGGTACTTGTAGCTTCAGAAGTCAGTGGGGAAAAACTTTGGAGGATGCCTTTGGAGGAAAGTTATTGGGACTGTATGAAGTCGGGAGTGGCTGATATGGTCAACACAGGTGACCGTCAGGGTGGTGCCATTACAGCAGCTCTTTTCTTGAAACAG TTTGTTGATGAGAAGGTTCAATGGATGCATATTGACATGGCTGGTCCTGTCTGGAACGACAAAAAGAAAACCGCCACAGGATTTGGTATTTCTACCCTGGTTGAATGGGTTCTAAGAAACTCGTCATAG
- the LOC127806633 gene encoding 1-acyl-sn-glycerol-3-phosphate acyltransferase BAT2, chloroplastic isoform X4, with amino-acid sequence MPDSTIFSPRNCTKATWCSFNPEDKVARFYHDSKLHNRDRFARRMVVKSELVGTGTPDAAYSLSEPHVLSKIRGICFYGITAVVAIILFVLMLVAHPFVLLFDQYHRKAHHLVAKIWALATVTPFFNIKFEGLENIPVSDAPAVYVSNHQSFLDIYTLLTLGRTFKFISKTSIFLFPVVGWAMYLMGLIPLKRMDSRSQLECLKRCMDLVKKGGSVFFFPEGTRSKDGKLGAFKKGAFSIAVKTGLPVVPITLIGTGKIMPAGREGIINNGSVKVVIHRPIQGNNPEELCNEARSIIAETLTLHG; translated from the exons ATGCCTGATAGCACCATATTTAGTCCAAGGAACTGCACAAAAGCAACTTGGTGCTCTTTTAACCCAGAGGACAAGGTTGCTAGATTCTATCATGATTCCAAATTACATAACCGTGATAGATTTGCAAGACGCATGGTTGTAAAATCTGAGCTTGTTGGAACCGGGACTCCTGACGCTGCTTACTCATTATCAG AACCTCATgtactttcaaaaattagagGAATTTGCTTTTATGGAATTACAGCTGTGGTTGCCATTATTCTGTTCGTGCTGATGCTGGTGGCACACCCATTCGTACTCTTGTTTGACCAATATCATAGAAAAGCTCATCATCTTGTTGCCAAAATTTGGGCCCTTGCAACTGTCACTCCATTTTTCAATATCAAGTTTGAGGGGCTGGAAAATATACCTGTATCAGATGCCCCTGCTGTATATGTGTCCAACCACCAGAGctttttagatatatatactCTTCTCACTCTTGGAAGAACCTTCAAGTTCATTAGCAAGacatcaatttttcttttccctgTTGTTGGCTGGGCTATGTATTTAATGGGTCTTATTCCTCTAAAGCGCATGGACAGCAGAAGCCAACTG GAATGTCTGAAAAGATGTATGGATCTTGTTAAGAAGGGAGGATCTGTGTTTTTCTTCCCAGAGGGCACTCGAAGTAAAGATGGAAAGCTAGGTGCATTCAAG AAGGGAGCATTCAGTATTGCGGTCAAAACTGGATTGCCAGTGGTCCCAATCACTCTAATTGGAACTGGTAAAATCATGCCCGCTGGAAGGGAGGGTATAATAAACAATGGATCTGTTAAAGTTGTTATCCACAGACCAATACAAGGAAATAATCCAGAAGAACTGTGCAACGAAGCTAGGAGCATTATAGCAGAGACGCTTACTCTTCATGGATAA
- the LOC127806166 gene encoding leucine aminopeptidase 2, chloroplastic-like isoform X2 yields the protein MVEFCLWVFLSACFYISFSAKEIDLVEWKGDILAVGVTEKDMVKDENLKFQNSILKKLDSQLGGLLAEASLEEDFTGKAGQSTVLRLPGLGSKRIGLIGLGQSASTALAYRGLGEAVAVAAKSTQASNVAIALASPEELSAESKLSSASAIASGTALGTFEDNRFKSESKKATLKSVDILGFGTGPELEKKLKYTEDLCSGIIFGRELVNAPANVLTPGVLAEEASKIASMYSDVLSATILNADQCKELKMGSYLGVAAASVNPPHFIHLCYKPPSVPVKAKLALVGKGLTFDSGGYNIKTGPVCSIELMKFDMGGSAAVLGAAKAIGQIKPEGVEVHFIAAACENMISGTGMRPGDIVTASNGKTIEVNNTDAEGRLTLADALVYACNQGVEKIIDLATLTGACRVALGPSIAGVFTPSDDLAKEVLVASEVSGEKLWRMPLEESYWDCMKSGVADMVNTGDRQGGAITAALFLKQFVDEKVQWMHIDMAGPVWNDKKKTATGFGISTLVEWVLRNSS from the exons ATGGTGGAATTCTGTCTGTGGGTCTTTCTATCTGCTTGCTTttat ATCTCGTTTTCAGCGAAAGAGATTGATTTGGTGGAATGGAAAGGAGATATACTTGCAGTGGGTGTTACCGAGAAAGACATGGTCAAAGATGAAAACTTGAAATTCCAGAACTCGATCCTGAAGAAGCTGGATTCCCAGTTGGGCGGTTTGTTGGCTGAAGCTTCTTTGGAGGAGGATTTCACGGGAAAAGCTGGACAGTCAACTGTTCTTAGGCTTCCTGGTCTTGGCTCAAAAAGGATAGGGTTAATTGGGCTTGGACAGTCTGCTTCAACTGCTCTTGCCTATCGTGGTCTCGGTGAGGCTGTGGCAGTGGCAGCAAAGTCTACCCAGGCAAGTAATGTGGCTATTGCGCTTGCCTCTCCTGAGGAGCTCTCTGCCGAATCAAAACTCAGCAGTGCTTCAGCTATAGCATCTG GGACTGCGCTGGGGACCTTTGAAGATAACAGGTTTAAGTCAGAGTCAAAGAAGGCAACACTTAAATCTGTGGATATTCTTGGTTTTGGAACTGGACCCGAGTTAGAAAAGAAGCTCAAATACACAGAAGATCTTTGCTCTGGGATAATTTTTGGGAGAGAGCTTGTAAATGCGCCCGCGAATGTACTCACCCCAG GGGTATTGGCCGAAGAGGCTTCAAAGATCGCCTCCATGTACAGCGATGTTCTTTCTGCAACCATTTTGAATGCAGATCAGTGCAAAGAGTTGAAAATGGGTTCCTACCTAGGTGTTGCTGCTGCTTCAGTAAATCCTCCTCATTTTATTCATCTGTGTTACAAGCCTCCAAGTGTGCCTGTAAAAGCTAAGCTAGCTTTGGTAGGGAAGGGATTGACCTTTGACAg tGGTGGCTACAACATCAAGACCGGACCTGTCTGTTCCATTGAGCTCATGAAATTTGATATGGGTGGTTCAGCTGCAGTTCTGGGTGCAGCTAAAGCTATTGGTCAAATTAAACCAGAAGGAGTAGAG GTTCATTTCATTGCTGCAGCTTGTGAAAATATGATAAGCGGAACTGGTATGCGACCTGGAGATATTGTCACAGCTTCAAATGGAAAGACAATTGAG GTTAACAACACTGATGCTGAAGGCAGACTTACACTTGCAGATGCTCTGGTATATGCCTGCAACCAAGGTGTAGAGAAG ATAATTGATCTGGCAACATTAACTGGGGCATGTAGAGTTGCCCTTGGACCTTCTATTGCAG GTGTCTTTACACCTTCTGATGACCTAGCAAAGGAGGTACTTGTAGCTTCAGAAGTCAGTGGGGAAAAACTTTGGAGGATGCCTTTGGAGGAAAGTTATTGGGACTGTATGAAGTCGGGAGTGGCTGATATGGTCAACACAGGTGACCGTCAGGGTGGTGCCATTACAGCAGCTCTTTTCTTGAAACAG TTTGTTGATGAGAAGGTTCAATGGATGCATATTGACATGGCTGGTCCTGTCTGGAACGACAAAAAGAAAACCGCCACAGGATTTGGTATTTCTACCCTGGTTGAATGGGTTCTAAGAAACTCGTCATAG
- the LOC127806166 gene encoding leucine aminopeptidase 2, chloroplastic-like isoform X1 has translation MAHTLVRATLGLTQPAHIEPPKISFSAKEIDLVEWKGDILAVGVTEKDMVKDENLKFQNSILKKLDSQLGGLLAEASLEEDFTGKAGQSTVLRLPGLGSKRIGLIGLGQSASTALAYRGLGEAVAVAAKSTQASNVAIALASPEELSAESKLSSASAIASGTALGTFEDNRFKSESKKATLKSVDILGFGTGPELEKKLKYTEDLCSGIIFGRELVNAPANVLTPGVLAEEASKIASMYSDVLSATILNADQCKELKMGSYLGVAAASVNPPHFIHLCYKPPSVPVKAKLALVGKGLTFDSGGYNIKTGPVCSIELMKFDMGGSAAVLGAAKAIGQIKPEGVEVHFIAAACENMISGTGMRPGDIVTASNGKTIEVNNTDAEGRLTLADALVYACNQGVEKIIDLATLTGACRVALGPSIAGVFTPSDDLAKEVLVASEVSGEKLWRMPLEESYWDCMKSGVADMVNTGDRQGGAITAALFLKQFVDEKVQWMHIDMAGPVWNDKKKTATGFGISTLVEWVLRNSS, from the exons ATGGCTCACACTCTCGTCCGGGCCACTCTCGGCCTCACTCAGCCCGCTCACATCGAACCGCCCAAG ATCTCGTTTTCAGCGAAAGAGATTGATTTGGTGGAATGGAAAGGAGATATACTTGCAGTGGGTGTTACCGAGAAAGACATGGTCAAAGATGAAAACTTGAAATTCCAGAACTCGATCCTGAAGAAGCTGGATTCCCAGTTGGGCGGTTTGTTGGCTGAAGCTTCTTTGGAGGAGGATTTCACGGGAAAAGCTGGACAGTCAACTGTTCTTAGGCTTCCTGGTCTTGGCTCAAAAAGGATAGGGTTAATTGGGCTTGGACAGTCTGCTTCAACTGCTCTTGCCTATCGTGGTCTCGGTGAGGCTGTGGCAGTGGCAGCAAAGTCTACCCAGGCAAGTAATGTGGCTATTGCGCTTGCCTCTCCTGAGGAGCTCTCTGCCGAATCAAAACTCAGCAGTGCTTCAGCTATAGCATCTG GGACTGCGCTGGGGACCTTTGAAGATAACAGGTTTAAGTCAGAGTCAAAGAAGGCAACACTTAAATCTGTGGATATTCTTGGTTTTGGAACTGGACCCGAGTTAGAAAAGAAGCTCAAATACACAGAAGATCTTTGCTCTGGGATAATTTTTGGGAGAGAGCTTGTAAATGCGCCCGCGAATGTACTCACCCCAG GGGTATTGGCCGAAGAGGCTTCAAAGATCGCCTCCATGTACAGCGATGTTCTTTCTGCAACCATTTTGAATGCAGATCAGTGCAAAGAGTTGAAAATGGGTTCCTACCTAGGTGTTGCTGCTGCTTCAGTAAATCCTCCTCATTTTATTCATCTGTGTTACAAGCCTCCAAGTGTGCCTGTAAAAGCTAAGCTAGCTTTGGTAGGGAAGGGATTGACCTTTGACAg tGGTGGCTACAACATCAAGACCGGACCTGTCTGTTCCATTGAGCTCATGAAATTTGATATGGGTGGTTCAGCTGCAGTTCTGGGTGCAGCTAAAGCTATTGGTCAAATTAAACCAGAAGGAGTAGAG GTTCATTTCATTGCTGCAGCTTGTGAAAATATGATAAGCGGAACTGGTATGCGACCTGGAGATATTGTCACAGCTTCAAATGGAAAGACAATTGAG GTTAACAACACTGATGCTGAAGGCAGACTTACACTTGCAGATGCTCTGGTATATGCCTGCAACCAAGGTGTAGAGAAG ATAATTGATCTGGCAACATTAACTGGGGCATGTAGAGTTGCCCTTGGACCTTCTATTGCAG GTGTCTTTACACCTTCTGATGACCTAGCAAAGGAGGTACTTGTAGCTTCAGAAGTCAGTGGGGAAAAACTTTGGAGGATGCCTTTGGAGGAAAGTTATTGGGACTGTATGAAGTCGGGAGTGGCTGATATGGTCAACACAGGTGACCGTCAGGGTGGTGCCATTACAGCAGCTCTTTTCTTGAAACAG TTTGTTGATGAGAAGGTTCAATGGATGCATATTGACATGGCTGGTCCTGTCTGGAACGACAAAAAGAAAACCGCCACAGGATTTGGTATTTCTACCCTGGTTGAATGGGTTCTAAGAAACTCGTCATAG
- the LOC127806409 gene encoding transmembrane 9 superfamily member 9-like: MRSVTTNMAGRARAPRQFHVWISVSLLFFFLRLGHSFYLPGVAPEDFQKGDLLKVKVNKLTSTKTQLPYSYYSIPYCKPNKIVDSAENLGEVLRGDRIENSPYVFKMREPQMCNVVCRVTLNAKTAKEFKEKIDDEYRVNMILDNLPLVVPLKRLDQDSVVYQHGYHVGLKGLYAGTKEEKYFIHNHLTFTVKFHKDPQTETARIVGFEVKPFSVKHDYEGKWSDNTRLTTCDPHAKRTVINSESPQEVEDKKEIIFTYDVEFQESDVKWAYRWDTYLLMADDQIHWFSIVNSLMIVLFLSGMVAMIMLRTLYRDISKYNQLETQEEAQEETGWKLVHGDVFRPPVNSDLLCVYAGTGVQFFGMILVTMMFAVLGFLSPSNRGGLMTAMLLLWVFMGLFAGYAAARLYKTFKGAEWKNIALRTAVTFPAIVFAIFFVLNALIWGQKSSGAVPFGTMFALVVLWFGISVPLVFVGGYVGFRKPALEDPVKTNKIPRQIPEQAWYMNPVFSILIGGILPFGAVFIELFFILTSIWLQQFYYIFGFLFIVFGILVVTCAEITIVLCYFQLCSEDYLWWWRSYLTSGSSALYLFLYAAFYFFTKLQITKPVSGILYFGYMLIASYAFFVLTGTIGFYACFWFTRLIYSSVKID, translated from the exons ATGCGATCGGTGACGACGAATATGGCCGGTCGAGCACGGGCTCCTCGTCAATTTCACGTTTGGATCTCCGTatctctcctcttcttcttcctccgccTCGGTCATTCCTTCTACCTTCCTGGCGTCGCGCCTGAAGATTTCCAGAAG GGGGATCTTTTGAAGGTGAAAGTTAACAAGCTCACGTCTACAAAGACACAGCTTCCATACTCTTACTACTCCATTCCTTACTGCAAGCCAAATAAGATAGTTGACAGTGCAGAAAATCTTGGTGAAGTTCTTCGTGGTGATCGCATTGAAAACTCTCCTTATGTG TTTAAAATGAGAGAGCCTCAAATGTGCAATGTTGTTTGTCGTGTAACTCTTAATGCAAAAACTGCAAAGGAATTTAAGGAAAAGATAGATGATGAGTATCGGGTGAACAT GATTTTGGATAACCTTCCTCTGGTTGTTCCTTTGAAAAGACTGGATCAGGACTCTGTTGTGTATCAACATGGATACCATGTTGGTCTGAAAGGATTGTATGCTGGG ACCAAGGAGGAGAAGTATTTTATTCATAATCACTTGACTTTCACAGTTAAGTTTCATAAGGACCCACAGACAGAAACTGCAAGGATTGTAGGATTTGAAGTCAAACCATTCAG TGTTAAACATGATTATGAAGGCAAATGGAGTGACAATACCCGTTTGACAACTTGTGATCCCCATGCAAAACGGACAGTTATCAATTCAGAATCACCGCAAGAGGTCGAAGATAAGAAAGAAATTATCTTCACATATGATGTTGAGTTTCAA GAGAGTGATGTGAAGTGGGCGTACAGATGGGATACCTATCTTCTGATGGCTGATGATCAAATTCACTGGTTTTCAATTGTCAATTCATTGATGATTGTCCTTTTCCTTTCGGGCATGGTGGCCATGATCATGCTGCGGACACTGTACCGTGATATATCCAAGTACAATCAGTTGGAGACCCAGGAAGAAGCCCAAGAAGAGACAGGATGGAAGCTGGTTCATGGAGATGTTTTTAGACCTCCTGTAAACTCAGATCTCCTCTGTGTTTATGCTGGTACAGGCGTTCAGTTCTTTGGGATGATACTTGTCACCATGATGTTTGCAGTTCTTGGGTTTCTCTCACCTTCAAACAGAGGTGGCTTGATGACCGCCATGCTTCTTCTGTGGGTCTTCATGGGCCTTTTTGCTGGATATGCTGCTGCCCGTCTCTACAAGACGTTTAAAGGAGCGGAATGGAAGAATATTGCTCTCAGGACAGCTGTCACCTTCCCTGCCATTGTCTTCGCCATCTTCTTTGTGTTGAATGCTCTAATTTGGGGTCAAAAATCTTCAGGGGCTGTGCCATTCGGCACTATGTTTGCTCTCGTAGTCTTATGGTTTGGAATCTCCGTACCTCTTGTTTTTGTTGGCGGTTATGTGGGCTTCAGGAAGCCTGCATTGGAAGATCCagtgaaaaccaacaaaatcccTAGACAGATACCCGAACAGGCCTGGTACATGAACCCAGTCTTCTCCATCCTCATTGGTGGCATCCTCCCATTTGGAGCTGTATTCATCGAGCTATTCTTCATCCTGACCTCCATCTGGTTGCAGCAATTCTATTACATATTCGGTTTCCTCTTCATCGTCTTTGGCATCCTGGTTGTCACTTGTGCCGAGATCACAATCGTGCTCTGCTATTTCCAGCTCTGCAGCGAGGACTACCTTTGGTGGTGGAGGTCGTACCTCACTTCAGGATCCTCGGCGCTTTACCTCTTCCTTTATGCCGCCTTCTATTTCTTCACGAAGCTTCAGATCACGAAGCCAGTGTCCGGGATCTTGTACTTCGGCTACATGTTGATCGCCTCCTATGCCTTTTTCGTGCTCACCGGTACGATTGGTTTCTACGCATGTTTCTGGTTTACGAGGCTCATCTATTCTTCTGTGAAGATTGATTAA